The following are from one region of the Deltaproteobacteria bacterium genome:
- a CDS encoding winged helix-turn-helix transcriptional regulator → MNGFLAVMKALSDSTRLKIIKMLQQKEMCVCEIKEALDLAQPTVSRHLKVLEQAGLVRHHKDGLWVNYSLTDGESSPYAATLLGNLRHWLTEEPEIKALLEKVSTIRREEVCRK, encoded by the coding sequence ATGAATGGTTTTCTTGCCGTCATGAAGGCTCTTTCCGACTCAACCAGGCTGAAAATTATCAAGATGTTGCAGCAGAAGGAAATGTGTGTCTGTGAAATCAAAGAGGCTCTCGACCTGGCGCAACCCACGGTTTCCAGGCATTTGAAGGTCCTAGAACAGGCAGGACTCGTGAGACACCACAAAGACGGTCTCTGGGTCAACTACAGTCTTACCGATGGAGAGAGCAGTCCTTATGCGGCAACACTACTAGGCAACCTTCGCCACTGGCTGACAGAGGAACCCGAGATAAAAGCCTTGCTGGAGAAGGTTTCCACTATTCGCCGAGAGGAAGTGTGTCGCAAATAA
- a CDS encoding Fe-S cluster protein, with the protein MLLTGYRKEIFRPECNPQFQSLHCIAHLEEDISEVLPYLNTVLGGHQYLKEPPALTLKIYGKLITLHPREIAINALKDEAEAEKILEWLKKEINDTWEKRTEIEPSFETPEKPRVLEILKLLPKTNCRECGQPTCMVFATQVADGGRGPEDCPPLSEEARSKLEEYLGQFRLLH; encoded by the coding sequence ATGCTGCTCACAGGATACCGCAAGGAGATCTTTCGGCCGGAGTGCAACCCGCAGTTTCAATCATTGCACTGCATTGCCCACCTCGAGGAGGACATCTCCGAGGTGCTGCCCTACCTCAATACGGTCCTGGGGGGACACCAGTATTTAAAGGAACCGCCAGCGCTTACTCTCAAGATATATGGAAAACTCATCACACTCCACCCCAGGGAAATTGCCATCAACGCTCTGAAAGATGAGGCAGAAGCAGAAAAGATTCTCGAGTGGCTCAAAAAAGAAATCAACGACACCTGGGAGAAGCGTACAGAAATTGAACCGAGTTTCGAGACCCCGGAAAAACCAAGAGTTCTGGAGATTCTCAAACTGCTACCCAAAACAAACTGCCGTGAATGCGGTCAACCCACCTGCATGGTGTTCGCCACTCAGGTCGCTGACGGTGGCAGGGGCCCGGAGGATTGCCCGCCGCTGAGCGAGGAGGCCAGGAGCAAACTTGAGGAGTATCTCGGGCAATTCCGCTTGCTTCACTGA
- the arsB gene encoding ACR3 family arsenite efflux transporter → MTEAAANKLAVEEPRKGLSLFEKYLSLWVILCIVAGILLGKFAPGVAKYLDGLAIYVGEAPVVSIPIAVCLFFMMYPIMVKIDFGEVIRAGKNVKPVALTLFVNWAIKPFTMYAISFFFLGTLFYNFIGPEAVDYVKLPLGLNLPVGATHGVGKVVLVEGVKMLQVPLWRSYLAGCILLGIAPCTAMVLVWGFLARGNDGHTLVMVAINSLTMLFLYGPLGGFLLGVGRLPVPWQALVLSIGIYVALPLVAGYISRRLLIQARGEQWFKEKFLHILTPITITALLITLILLFSFKGEVIVANPLTILWIAIPLFIQTNLIFWLGYGLSKPLRLTYDDAAPSAMIGASNHFEVAIATATLLFGLSSGAALATVVGVLIEVPVMLMLVKICLWTRNWFPRAVYA, encoded by the coding sequence ATGACAGAAGCAGCAGCAAACAAGCTTGCCGTGGAGGAGCCTCGCAAGGGTCTCTCTCTTTTTGAGAAATACCTTTCTCTGTGGGTTATACTCTGTATTGTCGCTGGCATCCTCCTGGGCAAATTTGCACCCGGGGTGGCGAAATACCTGGACGGTCTGGCCATTTATGTGGGTGAAGCACCGGTGGTTTCCATCCCCATTGCAGTGTGCTTGTTTTTCATGATGTACCCCATTATGGTAAAGATCGATTTCGGTGAGGTGATAAGGGCTGGAAAAAACGTCAAGCCAGTAGCCCTCACTCTTTTTGTCAACTGGGCCATAAAACCATTTACAATGTATGCTATATCTTTTTTTTTCCTGGGCACCCTTTTCTACAATTTCATAGGACCTGAAGCTGTGGATTATGTAAAATTGCCGCTTGGGCTGAACCTGCCAGTAGGAGCAACGCACGGTGTGGGAAAGGTGGTCCTGGTGGAAGGCGTCAAAATGCTCCAGGTGCCCCTGTGGCGAAGCTATCTGGCAGGCTGCATTCTCCTGGGAATAGCTCCATGCACGGCCATGGTTCTGGTCTGGGGCTTTCTGGCCCGCGGAAATGACGGCCACACTCTGGTCATGGTTGCCATCAATTCCCTAACCATGCTTTTTCTCTACGGCCCTCTGGGGGGCTTTCTCCTCGGGGTGGGACGACTGCCGGTTCCCTGGCAGGCCCTGGTACTCTCCATTGGCATCTATGTTGCGCTACCCCTGGTAGCAGGCTACATCTCTCGCAGACTCCTCATTCAGGCCCGCGGTGAGCAGTGGTTCAAGGAAAAGTTTCTCCATATACTGACGCCCATCACCATCACAGCTCTACTCATTACCCTGATATTGCTTTTTTCCTTCAAGGGAGAAGTAATTGTTGCCAATCCTCTCACCATTCTCTGGATTGCTATTCCTCTGTTCATCCAGACAAACCTGATATTTTGGCTTGGCTATGGTCTGTCGAAACCGCTCAGGCTCACATATGACGATGCAGCGCCTTCAGCAATGATCGGTGCTTCGAATCATTTTGAAGTGGCCATTGCCACTGCCACCCTGCTGTTCGGCCTTTCCTCTGGTGCTGCTCTGGCCACGGTAGTCGGCGTTCTCATTGAGGTGCCAGTAATGCTCATGCTGGTCAAAATCTGTCTGTGGACTCGGAACTGGTTTCCGAGAGCTGTATACGCATAG
- a CDS encoding rhodanese-like domain-containing protein — MAVADRPPTPWLRASWQALLLVVLATAVALLTNQLRSDQLPLVADWSPAARLLDEAGDSLIISLDEAIALFDTQEALFLDARPPDVYELGHILGARNLPWEDFETYYQRVMKDVPQEAQIITYCDGEGCSLSKELALALIANGYQNVRVLVNGWSHWQEQQLPVDMGSLSGSP, encoded by the coding sequence GTGGCTGTAGCAGATCGTCCGCCAACCCCGTGGCTGAGGGCAAGCTGGCAAGCCCTTTTACTGGTGGTGCTTGCAACGGCAGTGGCCTTGCTGACAAATCAGCTCCGCTCAGATCAGCTGCCTCTGGTCGCCGACTGGTCACCGGCAGCACGGTTGCTGGACGAAGCAGGCGACAGCCTGATCATATCACTCGATGAGGCCATTGCTCTCTTCGATACTCAAGAGGCACTGTTTCTCGATGCCCGCCCACCTGACGTTTATGAATTGGGCCACATCCTGGGCGCCCGCAACCTGCCGTGGGAGGATTTTGAGACTTACTATCAGAGGGTCATGAAAGATGTCCCCCAGGAGGCGCAAATTATAACCTATTGCGATGGGGAGGGGTGCTCGCTGAGCAAGGAACTGGCCCTGGCGCTCATTGCCAATGGCTACCAGAATGTGAGGGTTCTGGTGAACGGCTGGAGCCACTGGCAGGAGCAGCAGCTTCCTGTTGACATGGGCAGCCTTTCAGGCTCGCCCTAA
- a CDS encoding DoxX family membrane protein: MGKVAALTVRFVLGAVFLYASVDKILHPQAFAEIVYNYQILPDSLINVTALILPWLELLLGLSLISGICLPGSVLLANLLLVTFLAALLFNAVRGLDIQCGCFSTSALQSESAMIWYLVREVLFLVLSGYLFCYIFRGKRASSLTL; the protein is encoded by the coding sequence TTGGGAAAGGTCGCGGCCCTTACTGTCCGCTTTGTTCTGGGCGCTGTCTTCCTCTATGCCAGTGTGGACAAGATTCTCCATCCACAAGCCTTTGCAGAGATTGTCTACAACTACCAGATCCTGCCTGACAGTCTCATCAACGTCACTGCCCTGATACTGCCGTGGTTGGAATTGCTTCTGGGACTCTCTTTGATCAGCGGTATCTGCCTCCCTGGCTCCGTGCTCTTGGCCAACCTACTGCTTGTCACCTTTTTGGCTGCTCTGTTGTTCAATGCTGTGCGAGGTCTCGACATTCAGTGCGGCTGCTTCAGCACCTCTGCACTGCAGTCAGAATCTGCAATGATCTGGTACCTGGTAAGAGAGGTACTGTTCCTGGTCTTATCCGGCTACTTGTTCTGCTATATATTTCGTGGGAAAAGAGCATCTTCCCTGACCTTGTGA